AGACGGAAAAGAGTACATCGATTTCGTTGCAGGGATTGCTGTTATGAATGCAGGCTATTCAAACCCTGAGGTTAAAGCCGCTATCTCTGCCCAGCTGGATAAAATGGTCCACTGCGGATACGGGGACTTTTTCGCCGAACCCCCTCTGAAACTTGCAAAAAAACTCCGGGAACTTTCGGGCTATTCAAAAGTTTTTTACTGCAACAGCGGGACCGAAGCTGTGGAAGCTGCAATGAAACTTGCTTCATGGAAGACAAAGCGCCAGAACTTTATTGCTTTCTATAACGCTTTTCACGGCCGGACCCTTGGCGCTCTTTCTCTGACATGTTCCAAAATCCGGCAAAAGGAGCATTTCCCTGTCATCCGTACAGTGCATACTGACTATGCCTACTGTTATCGCTGTCCCATGAAACTTGAATATCCCTCCTGCGGGGTCGAATGTGCAAAGCAGATAGAAAACCTGATTTTCAGGAGAGAATTAAGTCCGGAAGATACTGCTGCAGTCTTTATTGAACCGATCCAGGGAGAAGGAGGCTATATAGTCCCGCCTCCGGAGTTCCATAAAGAGGTAAGGAAAATTTGCACGGATAATGACGTCCTCCTTGCAGCCGATGAAGTCCAGACAGGCTGTTTCCGGACAGGCCCCTTCCTTGCCATGGAAAATTTTGAGGTAAGGGCTGACATTACCTGCCTTGCAAAAGCCCTTGGCGCAGGCCTCCCTATTGGTGCAATGCTTGCAGACAGCGCCCTTATGGACTGGCCTCCCGGAGTTCACTCAAACACCTTCGGAGGAAATCTCCTTTCATCAGCTGCAGCCCTTGCTTCCCTTGAATTCCTTGAAAAGGAAAATATGGAAAACCATGTCAGGGAGATGGGAGCTCATATCCGGCAGCGTCTCAGGGAGCTTCAGGAAAATTTCCCCTGCATAGGAGATGTCCGCGGTATTGGCCTCATGACAGGTGCGGAAATCGTGAAATCGGATAAATCCATAGATCCTGCCCGAAGGGACAGGATAATCAGGGAAGCCTTTAAAGAAGGAATCCTGCTCCTCCCCTGCGGAGACTCCGTAATCCGCTTCTCTCCGCCCCTCGTTATGACCGATGAAGAAGCCGATCTCGGGCTCGATAAATTCGAAAAAGCATTGAAAAGGGCGGCAAGATAAAGACGGTGAAACAAGGGCGGTAAGGTAAAAAAAGAAAAAGCTTAAGATTTTTCGAAAAAATCCCGTAACTCCCTTGAAGAAAGCCCGATAAGCCAGTCAGAGAGAAAAAAATGATAAACTCATAGATAGGTTATGGAGGGAGTCTTACAATATCCAAAAAGCCTCTCTCCCCACTTAACAGCCATCGGGTCAGAACTGAACAAACCTGTACTGATGTCGTACTCAATGCCACTTTTTTTGTGCAGGCTCAAAGCTAGGCGTTTATCCGTAACAATGAGCCCAACTTTAATATCTTCGTTCATAAGCATTAATTTAAAATTCTTATAATTTTTCAGTGCGGCTAGTTTTTCTATGTAAGGTGATTGCTTCAATTTTTCTGCAATATGAATGGAAACTATAAGCTCAACAGTGATTCCTTCTTTCACCCTTTCAGAGATAGAATCAGCATATCCTTCGGTTACCACGGACGATATACCGTATATATGATCTGCTTCTTTAATCATTTTTAACTGGTTATTGTAGACATTAAGGACTTTAACACCTCTATCTTTGAGGATTTCAGACTCATAAGACATCCGATTTCTTTTAGCAAGGGATCGGGAATTCTCTCAATATAATGCGTAGACCAGAAATATCTGAATTTATTGATTGTACCGAT
The genomic region above belongs to Methanosarcina horonobensis HB-1 = JCM 15518 and contains:
- a CDS encoding aminotransferase class III-fold pyridoxal phosphate-dependent enzyme, whose translation is MRKLETEIDFFEQEVGLLDVVGPKAREIIGQDCNMVSSCVSRPYPLVVDRAKGSVVKDIDGKEYIDFVAGIAVMNAGYSNPEVKAAISAQLDKMVHCGYGDFFAEPPLKLAKKLRELSGYSKVFYCNSGTEAVEAAMKLASWKTKRQNFIAFYNAFHGRTLGALSLTCSKIRQKEHFPVIRTVHTDYAYCYRCPMKLEYPSCGVECAKQIENLIFRRELSPEDTAAVFIEPIQGEGGYIVPPPEFHKEVRKICTDNDVLLAADEVQTGCFRTGPFLAMENFEVRADITCLAKALGAGLPIGAMLADSALMDWPPGVHSNTFGGNLLSSAAALASLEFLEKENMENHVREMGAHIRQRLRELQENFPCIGDVRGIGLMTGAEIVKSDKSIDPARRDRIIREAFKEGILLLPCGDSVIRFSPPLVMTDEEADLGLDKFEKALKRAAR
- a CDS encoding transcriptional regulator FilR1 domain-containing protein, with the translated sequence MIKEADHIYGISSVVTEGYADSISERVKEGITVELIVSIHIAEKLKQSPYIEKLAALKNYKNFKLMLMNEDIKVGLIVTDKRLALSLHKKSGIEYDISTGLFSSDPMAVKWGERLFGYCKTPSITYL